Proteins encoded together in one Musa acuminata AAA Group cultivar baxijiao chromosome BXJ3-6, Cavendish_Baxijiao_AAA, whole genome shotgun sequence window:
- the LOC103989230 gene encoding uncharacterized protein LOC103989230 — MGRWVKPEVYPLMAAMTFVTSLCLFQLTRNMFLNPDVRINKSHRTTPVLENADEAQRYSQHGLRRFLSRRPPEIMPTINTFFSGIRRDE, encoded by the exons ATGGGGCGTTGGGTGAAGCCAGAG GTGTATCCGCTGATGGCTGCGATGACCTTCGTGACGAGCTTGTGTTTGTTCCAGCTTACCAGGAACATGTTCTTGAACCCTGATGTCAG AATCAACAAATCTCATCGCACCACTCCCGTCCTCGAGAACGCAGATGAAGCTCAAAGGTACAGCCAGCACGGCCTGCGCAGGTTCCTCAGCCGACGTCCTCCGGAGATCATGCCAACCATCAACACTTTCTTCTCAGGAATCAGGAGAGATGAGTGA
- the LOC103989231 gene encoding GDP-mannose transporter GONST3-like isoform X1: MSVDTETPKVVPSSENDLSSTSASGLTWKDTLISFRQQASIYGVAAGYCVSASLLSIINKWAVMKFPYPGALTALQYLTSAFGVLVCGWLRLVDHDSLDLITMWKFLPAAVIFYLSLFTNSELLLHANVDTFIVFRSAVPVFVAVGETVFLNQPWPSPRTWISLATIFGGSVIYVLTDYQFTITAYAWAVAYLVSMSIDFVYIKHVVMTIGLNTWGLVLYNNLEALMLFPLELLIMGELKKIKHDISDESNWYSFSVVLPVAVSCLFGLAISFFGFSCRRAISATGFTVLGIVNKLLTVVINLVIWDKHSTLIGTIGLLICMFGGVLYQQSTTKPKKAETEPKSHIRDEEQQQLLEMQAPAETDSTRQHIVSVDTK, translated from the coding sequence ATGTCCGTTGACACTGAAACACCAAAAGTCGTTCCTAGCAGTGAGAACGATTTGTCATCAACATCTGCAAGTGGTTTGACCTGGAAGGACACTCTAATCAGCTTCAGACAGCAAGCATCAATATATGGTGTAGCTGCTGGCTATTGTGTTTCTGCATCCCTCCTGTCCATAATCAACAAATGGGCAGTCATGAAGTTTCCCTACCCAGGTGCTTTGACAGCCTTACAATACTTAACCAGTGCATTTGGTGTTCTGGTTTGTGGGTGGTTAAGGCTTGTGGATCATGACAGTCTTGACCTCATTACCATGTGGAAGTTCTTACCAGCCGCAGTCATCTTTTACCTGTCCCTCTTCACAAACAGTGAGCTCCTCCTCCATGCCAATGTTGACACTTTTATCGTGTTCCGTTCTGCCGTTCCTGTGTTCGTGGCTGTTGGAGAGACTGTCTTCCTTAACCAGCCATGGCCTTCACCCAGGACATGGATTTCCTTGGCAACTATCTTCGGCGGCAGTGTCATCTATGTTCTCACAGACTACCAGTTCACAATTACTGCCTACGCTTGGGCTGTGGCGTATCTGGTGAGCATGTCGATAGATTTTGTGTACATAAAGCATGTTGTCATGACCATTGGGCTCAACACATGGGGCTTGGTGTTGTACAACAATTTGGAGGCTTTGATGCTCTTCCCCTTGGAGCTACTCATAATGGGAGAGCTGAAGAAGATTAAGCATGACATCTCCGACGAATCGAACTGGTATTCTTTCAGTGTGGTTTTGCCGGTGGCTGTGTCATGCTTGTTTGGCTTGGCAATATCCTTCTTCGGATTCTCCTGCAGAAGGGCAATCTCTGCGACAGGTTTCACGGTGCTTGGCATAGTGAACAAGCTCCTCACTGTTGTGATAAATCTGGTGATATGGGACAAGCATTCCACCCTGATCGGCACGATAGGTCTGCTGATATGCATGTTTGGAGGTGTCCTCTACCAGCAGTCCACTACCAAGCCTAAGAaggcagagactgagcccaagtctcATATCAGAGACGAggagcagcaacagttgttggagATGCAAGCTCCTGCAGAAACTGATTCAACCAGGCAGCATATTGTCTCAGTAGATacaaaataa
- the LOC103989231 gene encoding GDP-mannose transporter GONST3-like isoform X2 translates to MKFPYPGALTALQYLTSAFGVLVCGWLRLVDHDSLDLITMWKFLPAAVIFYLSLFTNSELLLHANVDTFIVFRSAVPVFVAVGETVFLNQPWPSPRTWISLATIFGGSVIYVLTDYQFTITAYAWAVAYLVSMSIDFVYIKHVVMTIGLNTWGLVLYNNLEALMLFPLELLIMGELKKIKHDISDESNWYSFSVVLPVAVSCLFGLAISFFGFSCRRAISATGFTVLGIVNKLLTVVINLVIWDKHSTLIGTIGLLICMFGGVLYQQSTTKPKKAETEPKSHIRDEEQQQLLEMQAPAETDSTRQHIVSVDTK, encoded by the coding sequence ATGAAGTTTCCCTACCCAGGTGCTTTGACAGCCTTACAATACTTAACCAGTGCATTTGGTGTTCTGGTTTGTGGGTGGTTAAGGCTTGTGGATCATGACAGTCTTGACCTCATTACCATGTGGAAGTTCTTACCAGCCGCAGTCATCTTTTACCTGTCCCTCTTCACAAACAGTGAGCTCCTCCTCCATGCCAATGTTGACACTTTTATCGTGTTCCGTTCTGCCGTTCCTGTGTTCGTGGCTGTTGGAGAGACTGTCTTCCTTAACCAGCCATGGCCTTCACCCAGGACATGGATTTCCTTGGCAACTATCTTCGGCGGCAGTGTCATCTATGTTCTCACAGACTACCAGTTCACAATTACTGCCTACGCTTGGGCTGTGGCGTATCTGGTGAGCATGTCGATAGATTTTGTGTACATAAAGCATGTTGTCATGACCATTGGGCTCAACACATGGGGCTTGGTGTTGTACAACAATTTGGAGGCTTTGATGCTCTTCCCCTTGGAGCTACTCATAATGGGAGAGCTGAAGAAGATTAAGCATGACATCTCCGACGAATCGAACTGGTATTCTTTCAGTGTGGTTTTGCCGGTGGCTGTGTCATGCTTGTTTGGCTTGGCAATATCCTTCTTCGGATTCTCCTGCAGAAGGGCAATCTCTGCGACAGGTTTCACGGTGCTTGGCATAGTGAACAAGCTCCTCACTGTTGTGATAAATCTGGTGATATGGGACAAGCATTCCACCCTGATCGGCACGATAGGTCTGCTGATATGCATGTTTGGAGGTGTCCTCTACCAGCAGTCCACTACCAAGCCTAAGAaggcagagactgagcccaagtctcATATCAGAGACGAggagcagcaacagttgttggagATGCAAGCTCCTGCAGAAACTGATTCAACCAGGCAGCATATTGTCTCAGTAGATacaaaataa